In the Mytilus galloprovincialis chromosome 10, xbMytGall1.hap1.1, whole genome shotgun sequence genome, one interval contains:
- the LOC143049898 gene encoding N-lysine methyltransferase KMT5A-like, whose amino-acid sequence MEYHGELISGNDGKRRLTQYPNSVGSYIMFFRFAEKEMCVDATFSKRIGKYVNDGIKSCQNARVRRIIVDTIPRVAIYAVQDISPGTEILYDYGVNDLPWRQSTSKTTQRCSVVLEKMCLADLKGLFYLSSI is encoded by the exons ATGGAATATCATGGGGAATTGATAAGTGGCAATGATGGTAAAAGACGGCTCACACAATATCCAAATTCCGTTGGAAGTTACATCATGTTCTTCAGATTTGCagaaaaagaaatgtg TGTTGATGCAACATTCTCTAAAAGAATCGGAAAGTACGTAAACGATGGCATAAAAAGTTGCCAAAATGCCAGAGTTAGAAGGATCATTGTAGACACCATACCAAGGGTTGCTATATATGCTGTACAGGATATTTCCCCTGGAACtgaaattttgtacgattatGGTGTAAATGACCTTCCATGGAGGCAAAGTACTTCAAAA ACAACCCAAAGGTGCTCTGTAGTATTGGAGAAGATGTGTTTAGCTGATCTTAAAGGTTTATTTTACCTTAGTagtatttaa